A section of the Phycisphaerae bacterium genome encodes:
- the hisC gene encoding histidinol-phosphate transaminase, giving the protein MTSYFRKSIAALEGYVPGEQPSDPLVIKLNTNENPYPPSARVMQAIAAIGPDQLRRYPNPLGNLFRDTAARVFGVTRDMVICGNGMDDILNLGVRALSGPDAALVYPTPTYTLYSVLASIQASIVREVAWPEDYSLPIDQLVAARGQVIYLANPNSPTSTFVPVADVARLADAIDGVLCVDEAYADFAYDNCMELAKTRKNVLVMRTMSKGYSLAGLRFGFAVGDRGLIDGLMKVKDSYNVDAVAIAAASAALDDQAYRERTRQKVITERGRLADALAGLGLSSLPSQSNFLLTTARRPPARQLYESLKARRILVRYFNIPGLDDKLRISIGTPEQNDALIAAVKELSA; this is encoded by the coding sequence ATGACGAGCTACTTCCGAAAGAGCATTGCCGCGCTTGAAGGATACGTGCCCGGTGAGCAGCCGAGCGATCCCTTGGTGATCAAGCTTAACACCAATGAGAACCCTTATCCGCCCTCGGCGAGGGTCATGCAGGCTATTGCGGCGATCGGCCCCGACCAGCTTCGCCGGTATCCCAATCCGCTGGGCAACCTGTTCCGGGACACTGCGGCCAGGGTGTTCGGTGTGACCCGTGACATGGTGATCTGCGGCAACGGGATGGATGATATTCTGAATCTTGGTGTTCGGGCCTTGAGCGGGCCGGACGCGGCCCTGGTCTATCCGACGCCGACGTACACGTTGTACAGTGTATTGGCCAGCATCCAGGCGTCGATCGTGCGTGAGGTGGCCTGGCCGGAGGATTACTCGCTGCCGATTGACCAGCTGGTGGCGGCCCGGGGGCAGGTGATCTACCTCGCGAACCCGAACTCTCCGACCTCGACGTTTGTGCCGGTCGCGGACGTTGCCCGGCTGGCCGACGCGATTGATGGTGTTCTCTGCGTTGACGAGGCCTATGCGGACTTTGCCTACGACAACTGCATGGAGCTGGCCAAGACGCGCAAGAATGTGCTGGTCATGCGGACGATGAGCAAAGGGTATTCACTGGCCGGTCTTCGGTTTGGCTTCGCCGTGGGTGATCGGGGACTGATCGACGGCCTGATGAAGGTGAAGGACAGCTACAACGTCGACGCGGTGGCCATCGCCGCGGCGTCGGCCGCGTTGGACGATCAGGCCTACCGCGAGCGGACTCGTCAGAAGGTGATCACGGAACGTGGCCGGCTGGCTGACGCTCTGGCGGGGCTTGGGCTCTCGTCATTGCCGAGCCAATCGAATTTCCTGCTCACCACCGCCAGGAGGCCTCCCGCCCGGCAGCTGTATGAATCGCTCAAGGCCCGACGGATTCTCGTCCGATACTTTAACATTCCGGGTCTCGATGACAAGCTGCGAATCAGCATTGGCACGCCGGAGCAGAATGATGCCCTGATTGCCGCTGTCAAGGAGCTGAGCGCGTGA
- the hisD gene encoding histidinol dehydrogenase, whose product MPEMRLIEGQTVNAVAAALREIRRPLLLDGLVLDTPPETEVVRDIIADVRHRGDTAVSEITARVDAADVPPDAVRVPVERVVRAQAEASRGLMEAARHAIRAVSQFQEHLLTARTDSLALHGRTLSVRSRPVRRVGVCVPGASAPLLSSAIHSVVPAQVAGVQEIAIAAPPRHNNDVHPAILAVAGELGVTEVYRMGGAQAIAAMAMGTERVARVDKIVGPGNVYGQLAKRFLFGVVDIDMFAGPSEVLIIADSSARPDYVAADMLAQAEHDPGCAILLTDERRLADRVMVELDAQLVELARPQGAIRCLAKYGAMVVIRDMDEAVVLANDIAPEHLEIATRNPGVLGERIDSAGAIFLGHFTPESAGDYVAGPSHVLPTGGTARFWSGVSALGFLRRTSLIEYTAEGLARDAAAIDALARAECLEAHARSATIRVQDK is encoded by the coding sequence ATGCCTGAGATGCGCTTGATTGAGGGTCAGACGGTGAATGCCGTCGCCGCCGCGTTGCGGGAGATTCGCAGGCCGCTGCTGCTGGACGGGCTAGTCCTGGACACGCCGCCTGAGACGGAAGTGGTCCGGGACATCATTGCCGACGTTCGGCACCGGGGTGACACGGCGGTATCCGAGATCACTGCCCGGGTTGACGCAGCCGATGTTCCGCCGGATGCCGTGCGTGTTCCGGTCGAGCGGGTTGTCCGGGCTCAAGCGGAGGCTTCGCGGGGACTGATGGAAGCCGCCCGCCACGCCATTCGGGCGGTGAGCCAGTTTCAAGAGCATCTCCTCACGGCCCGCACGGACTCGCTGGCTCTTCACGGGCGGACGCTGTCGGTTCGCAGCCGTCCGGTGCGGCGTGTCGGGGTTTGCGTGCCCGGCGCCTCGGCGCCGCTGTTGTCTTCCGCCATCCACAGCGTGGTGCCTGCCCAAGTGGCCGGCGTGCAGGAGATTGCCATCGCCGCTCCGCCGCGGCACAACAACGACGTTCATCCGGCGATTCTGGCGGTGGCTGGTGAATTGGGTGTGACCGAGGTATACCGGATGGGCGGGGCCCAGGCGATTGCCGCCATGGCCATGGGTACCGAGCGGGTTGCCCGGGTGGACAAGATTGTCGGGCCAGGCAACGTTTACGGTCAGTTGGCGAAGCGTTTCCTTTTCGGGGTGGTGGACATTGACATGTTTGCCGGGCCGAGCGAGGTGCTGATCATCGCGGACTCGTCTGCCCGGCCGGACTATGTAGCCGCCGATATGCTTGCCCAGGCGGAGCACGATCCCGGCTGCGCGATTCTGCTGACTGATGAGCGTCGGCTGGCGGACCGGGTGATGGTGGAGTTGGACGCCCAGCTGGTCGAGCTTGCCCGTCCGCAGGGTGCGATTCGCTGTTTGGCGAAGTATGGGGCGATGGTGGTGATTCGCGACATGGACGAAGCGGTTGTTCTGGCCAACGACATTGCCCCGGAGCACCTCGAGATTGCGACGCGCAACCCGGGGGTGCTTGGCGAGCGTATTGACTCGGCGGGTGCGATTTTCCTTGGTCATTTCACGCCGGAGTCGGCGGGCGACTACGTGGCCGGTCCGTCGCACGTGCTGCCGACCGGGGGGACCGCCCGTTTCTGGAGCGGGGTCTCGGCGCTGGGGTTCCTTCGACGCACCAGTCTCATCGAGTACACCGCTGAGGGGCTGGCTCGGGACGCGGCCGCCATCGACGCGCTCGCGAGAGCGGAGTGTCTTGAGGCCCACGCCCGGTCGGCGACGATCCGTGTTCAGGACAAGTGA